The Thunnus thynnus chromosome 13, fThuThy2.1, whole genome shotgun sequence genome segment CAGTTGATCTCATGTTAATACTGTGCTGCCACATTCATTTCTCACTTCTCATTGACAGGTGAATTTTCAGATCTACTAtatacgtttttttttaaagtgattatTTGTATGATGAATATATGTTTAGTTTTATACCTCTGATGTGATGTGAGCCATTGGTTTTCTGAAGCTTAAAAATCTTTAGAAGATGTGTCCTGTTGAACTGAACTCAACTTCTAAACAAAGATCTCTCCTGAAAGAATAAACTGACACCTTGAATGCATCGTACCTATCACTCCACTGATGAAATGTGCAGCATTAAAAGTGACATCACAGTTATAggcctttttcattttgatatgtcacagtaagaaaaacacaggtgtaaataataaaaatgaatgatgcctgaattccatttagctgcctcagtttcagggtcctggtattgtgcataaCAGCTTACTGTCACACTGTCTGGGACATTTGAATATAacgagccattgttaatgttattagtaagacctgtgcttttcctaccaTGACAAATGTCAGCTTTGAAAAAGCCCTATTGTTTATGAATGAATTCAGTGTTATAAACTTATAATAACTGATAATATTTTTAACTGAATGTGCCCCTCCCTACATTATGTGAGTGTTTGATTCCATtatatattttccaaaatgtaatTGCTACCTCATTTTGTGTCCTGTGGTATGTATAGAGTATCATGAACAGTCAGagcacagtttgtttttttctgcaaataaattattatttgttgtgACGCATCTCTGAAAATGTTGACATGTCAGTAAATTCTTTAGTATTACCCAGAAAATCATGTTATGATAGTCTCATATTTTACCTTCTTCTTCCTATAGTGTAGTTCATGTGCAGAAGCTTTTCATTGGGTGTGCATATGACTGCAACAAGGCATTTTTGAAACATGTCAATCAACCTCTTACAGTAAATATACTGCATACATTTTTCAGTTAATTATTATTTCTCATAACGGTGGCTGAAATTAATAGTCCATTAGAGAAATTACctataaaacaatttattttacagttaatttCACTAGGTATGTATGTACCACATAATTATGAGGTATTATTGGTACAGAGGTATCAAAtgtagttatactgtagtattaccatgtaataagtaataatatgtaatattttaccATTAATCAATGTAGGCAACTGCCTGGGAGCCCCCAGTTAAAACaacagctatagatttattatgatgtttagatgtgaaaaatattgaattaagtTACTATTCTAATTCACTGTTCCCTGAAACAACTTACAAAAGACCCCCAAAATATGCAActgtatacttctacttcagagAAAAACATTGCACCACTACATTCACCTGACTGGATAATATTACTGGTTAcattgcagattcagattttactcacaaaatataacataataaaatatgatgcattattattggttaaactatccagcattaTATAAGAATTAAAAGCTCCACCTTGGACACAAGTTAAGAACATCTAagtaagaaaaatgttttgagtacttcttctaccactgccaataccaacattcccagttagagaaagggtgaaaataaagcaagacaGAGTTTGACTGGGGCCCCCAATCACTAAATCCACCCCTGCCATGTAGCCTAGTAACATAAAAATGGTAACTAACAAGGTAAAATATGAAAACCAAGTAAAATTCAAGTATTTACTGCTAAATATTTGTAAAGTCACAGTTGTTGGACTTTGGTTTCttcattttcttacatttgcATAAATGTAGTTTGTTGCAGGTGAACTTATTATTTATATCCAGCAGAGGTCAGTAATGCGCCCGCTGGCAGTGTGTCGACCGGCGGAACCTATCATCGACTAGGAAACTGTTGAGCTGCGGACGCCATGTTGGCTCTACAGACAGCTCAACACGTCCGGACGGAGGAAGCCGCTTGAGCCACAATGGAGATGTTTTCTTCCCGTGACAGTCCGGTGCCAGGCAGGTGATTAGCACAGTGAAGCTCCTCCTCAGCCTGCTACGTTATAGACAAACCTGGAGTACTACATATAAAGACAAGGTAAGGCATTTGTACTGTAGGTATTTTTTGGTGATTTTGACAACCGAAAGCTACGATTTCCCTCCAGTCTTAGCCCAAATACTGCATGAATAATCGCTAATTCAGCTTTAACCTATCTGTGATAATGATGAATATAGCTTGTGTTTGCTAGCTAGTCACCTGACTTCTACGTGCACACGCACAAATCAGCTTTGCTCCTGTAACCCTGCGTGTGTAGTAACAAACATAATTGTTTCCATTTGACAAGCAAACATGTGTTCAGCGATGAACAGTAGTAACCAGATAACTTACTTTAACATTTCTTCGACCCTGGTTGAAATAGATGAAAGGTTTAGCAGCTTCAGCTGAGTTAGCTAGTAGTGACCTTAAACTGTCAGGCTTGGCCATTCATTTCCAGTTAGACAGTTAGTTAATCTTATATCTGGTTTGGTGCTCATGTATAAATGTGCATCTCATTGTTGTGtgtccaaaaaaaagaaagacacctTTGCTCTGTATCTTTAGTCTCGCTGTCATTGGTAAAGAAGAGGTAgtgcatgatgtgtgtgttaaagtttTCTCAGCTGTGTAACAATCTACATTACTTGACATCATCTGTGTCTCATATTCATGCCTAAAGGGATTTTTCAGGACAGAAACTGTCACGATGGATACCTCAAAACTTCCTAAGATCCAGGATGAAGACCGAGAAAGCGAATTTGGATATGTTCATGGGGTTTCTGGACCAGGTCTGGTTTATTAGCCTTTTCTTTGAATGGATAGATTTTATTGTTTAGCAAAAGCCACGTATACCATTTTATCTTGCAAACGTGTTAGTGTCTTTTGACAACCGTTCACACTATTGTAATAAGATATTAAAtcagaaacagatttatttatttgcacgtacaaggaatttgccttggtgttgtggtatataacagtcaaaaatatacacaaaattaagtaatcctaaacaatataatacaattataatgtatataatataatataatgtaacatGTAATGTTTGTGGGTGGATAGAGTCTGTATCAGTGGGGGGTCCCAGGCCCAATAGGCTCTTCTTGGGTTGAGCAATATGGTTAAAATTCTTTATCACATCACACATATGTCATCTTATACTGTGATACtgacatatatgtacatacatttcttatttttacaTGGTACTTAGTTTGAATGTTATGCAAgtacatgtaaaaatgtaaacaagacaaaacttCACAAGCCCCAGCAAGGATTTTCAACCTATTTCTTGTCCAGCAGATTTGTTCATTGTATCAATTTCtatcttttctcctcttttttttttttaacttatccAATCAACAGTGGTGACAGCTACAGCGATGGCTGGAGCAGCCATGTACGAGCTTGTCCGTGTAGGTCACAGCGAGCTGGTCGGAGAAATCATCCGTTTAGAGGGAGACATGGCAACCATCCAGGTCTACGAGGAGACTTGTATCCTTTTTGCTGCtacattcaaacatttaacaaaCCGTGTCATGATTCACcttaaaattaaattcaaataatatcataaatgttacattttggCATTTAAGCATTTGTTAAGTCAGTAAATTAGAGACTGAGACTTTTAAGGCTAGTCTAGTGTGTCAAGGTGCCTGCAGTTTCCCTAACTTGATGCCACAGCTGGTGTGTCTGTTGGTGACCCTGTCCTTCGCACAGGTAAACCCCTCTCTGTAGAGTTGGGGCCCGGAGTCATGGGCTCCATCTTTGACGGCATTCAGCGTCCACTTAAAGACATCAATGACCTCACTCAGAGTATCTACATCCCAAGAGGAGTAAACATTGGTGCCCTTAACAGAGACCTCAAATGGGAATTTTCCCCCGTCCAGAGTCTCCGggtaagaaaaatatgttttcttttatgtgtGAACTATGGATGTGAACTCAGTCTCTCCCCTCCAACTGTTCCGACTAATTATATGTGATCCCCTCTCCAGGTTGGCAGTCACATTACAGGTGGCGATATCTACGGCATGGTGTTCGAAAACTCCTTAATAAAGCACAAACTGATGCTTCCACCTCGCAGCAGAGGCACCGTCACCTACGTGGCCCCACAAGGAAACTACGACATTTCTGTGAGTGTTTGTCCTGAATAACCATTCTTCTGTTCTAATCAGTGTTTCTGCGAATGTGACGCACTGTGTTTCTCTGATCGCGTTGTATTCAGGATGTGGTTCTGGAGCTTGACTTTGAAGGCGTAAAGGAGAAGTTCACCATGGTGCAGGTGTGGCCAGTACGACAAATCCGCCCAGTCACAGAGAAGCTACCTGCCAATTATCCGCTGCTCACTGGTCAGAGAGTTCTGGACGCCCTTTTCCCGTGAGTAATCCTAATCTGAGTTAAGCAACGTCAGCCTCAGTTTTAACTTCACATCATCTTGAACTGACCACATATTTTACTCTGTGTGATAAAATCTGTAAGCTGTAAATCAAACTGCATGGACCTTTGTGCTGTATAGTTGCGTGCAGGGCGGCACCACTGCTATACCAGGTGCCTTTGGATGCGGAAAGACGGTGATCTCTCAGTCGTTGTCCAAGTACTCCAACAGTGACGTCATCATCTATGTCGGCTGTGGAGAGCGTGGAAATGAAATGTCTGAAGTACTGCGAGATTTCCCCGAGGTTGGTGGAAGAACGTaaagcttttaatttgtcatATCTGAGATTTCTGCACAATATACAACATACTCGGCCACCGTCAGCTCccttttttatcttaaaaaataataaataagtaaagggaagggatggatgaatgaattaaaGATTCAGGTTAATATTGTTTAGAGCAGAAAATCTTCAGAATAGTGTTCATGTTGTATAATGTTAACACTGCTCTTACCCAACAGCTTACCATGGAAGTCGATGGCAAGGTTGAGAGCATCATGAAGAGAACAGCACTGGTTGCTAATACGTCCAACATGCCTGTGGCTGCCAGAGAGGCTTCCATTTACACAGGTACCAACAAAATAgcctttttaaaagttttaaccACTACtacatggatttttttaaatgaaatttcggaaaaacaaaatttcagTGTCTCTTTCTTTATAAGAAATGGAGAAACTTAGAATGTCCGTTTGCCTCTGCAGGGATCACACTGTCTGAATACTTCAGAGATATGGGTTATAATGTGAGCATGATGGCCGACTCGACATCTCGATGGGCCGAAGCTCTGAGAGAAATCTCTGGAAGGTTGGCTGAAATGCCTGCTGGTGAGTTCATATAGtcatacagtgttttttttatatgtatttctaAAGGTGGTGTTGGACAGTAAACAAGATGTCGTGTATGTTGTTGTGTGTAGACAGCGGTTATCCTGCTTACCTGGGCGCCAGGCTCGCCTCCTTCTATGAGCGCGCTGGACGTGTGAAGTGCCTGGGAAATCCAGAGAGAGAAGGCAGCGTCAGCATCGTAGGAGCGTGAGTTGGCTTTCATATAAGGAGAGAAAATGCCTATGaattacttacttactactACTATAACTGCTCACCAGAAAATGATGGATGCTTTGAAATCAAATATATGCACACAACATACTATTTTGTATTGAAACTTCCTTTTGGTGGTGAAATTACTCTCTACCTCTTctaagttgtatttttttctccattattttttttaacgcTTTGTGCAAAATATTGGGTCTTGAGAAAAGTCTTAGACAGCTTTGTTATAAGCTTTCTCTCCTATGAAGCTTTTTCATGAGAGTGGGAAAAGAAGGCCACATAACAAAATGAACCATGGCCTGAAAGGtacattatcaattaatatggTGAATTCCTTTCAGTGTGTCGCCCCCTGGTGGAGACTTCTCAGACCCTGTAACTTCAGCCACATTGGGCATTGTTCAGGTAAGTGATGGGTAGTGACTTCTCAGCACTTGTTCCTTAACATTTCACTTAATTCACCTCATAGtcaatgtatttttcttttgtttttcttgcttaccattctgtgtgtgtgtgtgtgagtgatcttttttctttcttcttattttcaggtgttCTGGGGATTGGACAAGAAGCTGGCTCAGAGAAAGCATTTCCCTTCTGTAAACTGGCTGATTAGTTACAGCAAGTACACACGAGCTCTGGATGAATATTACGACAAACAGTTCCCTGAGTTTGTGCCTCTACGTACAAAAGCCAAAGAGatcctgcaggaggaggaggacctgGCTGAAATCGTGCAGCTTGTAGGCAAGGTGAGGACGGTTAAGATTATATAAGACAAACTATTCCCTCAGAAGTTTTTATCTGTCGGCTCAGAAAACAATTACTACAAAGAAAGTCTTATTGAAGGTgcagcagattaaaaaaaaatacacactgttGGTCACTTGTAGATCTGACCTTTTAATTAAAGTATTGTTTCTAGATGCCCTCATTTTTACAGCCTGTTAATTGGTGCATTTGATTTGTGAAATGTGtcttaaagaaaataattcacCCAGAGTTGAGGAATTAATCATCCAATTGTTAGCATGAGCCgctctgaaaaaataaaacagactgatCCTCATTATTTCTCCACAGGCTTCTCTGGCTGAGACAGACAAGATAACTCTAGAGGTTGCCAAGCTCATCAAAGATGACTTCCTGCAGCAGAACGGTTACACCCCCTACGACAGGTGAAAACAATCACTTTAGCTTTTATCTTAATAGCATTTAAGTAGCTACTCTTTGCTCCACAGCAGCTGAAGTTCATGTTGTAGTGCCATTTAGAAGGACTGTCCAGAAACTAAACAGTTTAGAAATTAATTTTAGGACACCATGTCTGTGGTAACAACAGAAAAGCTATTATGCTACATTAGTTTGACCTAAGACAAGTCACCAGTGGATAGTAATGGCAGACATCTCACATGTCTCTCCTGTCCCTTCACATACAGGTTCTGCCCCTTCTACAAAACTGTTGGCATCCTCTCAAACATGATTGCTTTTTACGACATGGCCCGTCACGCAGTGGAGTCCACAGCTCAGACTGACAACAAAATCACCTGGGCCATGATCAGGGAGCACTTGGGAGAGATCCTGTATAAGATCAGCTCGATGAAGTTCAAGGTACGTGATTGTTCCACGCCATCGTATTTAGTGGGATCAGGTGGTTcatcaaggtttttttttttgtctgatttcaGGATAGATAAATAAACAGGCTTGGGGTTCTGTCTGCTTTCATTTAAGAGATTTTGTTCTTCAGTTGATCTAATAATtgcttattttttgttttgtttcattctctctctataTGATGGATTGTTCAGGACCCTGTTAAGGACGGCGAAGCTAAGATCAAAGCAGACTACGCccagctgctggaggacatGCAGAACGCTTTCCGGACCCTGGAGGAATGAGTTACTTACCTCTAAGCCCCTCTTTCAAATACCCAAACCCCAGTGCAGTGCAACATAGTGCGGATTGAATGGCCCGTGTTCTGAATGTCTGCCTCAGTCATGTGAACTTTTATTCCTCGGTGTTTACGTCCCCTTAAACATTCCATGAgctgcatttcattttgttgatttttgaCGACTCGTGCTGGAATCCCAAATCTTCACTCAGCCCTCTGCATAGCACTTATAGATCACTACGCCATCATGTTGTGGTTAAAATCAGTGGGACCCAATCAGGTGCTGCACATGCACTTAACTACTTGCTGCAACAAAGAGTGGACAGGGTTTCTTTCCCCCAGATGTGACAGTGATCATTACAGATTATTAATCAAATGGGAACATGCACATGGCTAAAGGGACATATGCACTGTGTTGTATCAGGGGGGTTAAAGAATTCTTCCACCTCTTACCTCTAAAAGCGTGATGATAGTAATGTTGTGGACTATATACTTGATATTATGTGtaaaatgtgaatgaatgagtctGTTAGAGTTGTGTTGTAACAGATGTCTCACTATTATATTCATGGTATGTAACTGTCTcctgaaataaatgtaaagaaatgacACAAGATCATTGTGTCAATAAGATTTAATTATGTCCTTTTGTATTTAATTCATGGTGAGTCAGCTGAATGAGTGTGTATCACCCCTACATCACATATTTAccttttaatattatttacttCAATAAATCGTATTAcagattttagtcattttaaaatgatttcctGATGACAAttgatggagaggagagagaaaatttTTCATTATTCTTCTGTAGCTCTTTTCCATTTGAAACTGCTTTACATGAGGGTAAAATTTGCCGCACACTACTGCAACTTCATGAACACACCAGATAGTCAGCAAAAGACTTAACTCCAGATGGCGCAGACACGTTGCTTTAATACTGCAGGCTGTTCTAGTAGTTCTAAAGTAAGGAgggaaaatttaattttttacacTACATAAAACTATGACACTATACATAACCCTGTCTcttagaaattacattcatatacaactaaatttCAACAGCAAATACTGAAGATGCAATACAAGACATATTTGTGTGTCTACGTGTTTAAACACCTCATTGCTTGATTGAGTGAAATTTCCAAATGCAAGAAACCATATTTTTATTGTTCCACTGTTACATCAGAAGCAAATATTCTAAATGTCATCCAAATGTGCCTCGTTTTAAAGTTTATTTCCCTACAATTCAGCCTGACATagagtttaaaataaagttttgttagAGTAAAAACCTGCAGACCAGCTGAGACACAGACCATAGTGTCTGAGGCcgcagaaatataaaaaaatgtttccccTGTTCACTATATTCACTTGTCATGCTTTGTAGGGATGTGTCccaatacaaatatgttattcagcaaagcacaaatagtgggttgttgttttatttttttatgaatatttgtttcataaaaatatttttaaaattatttgttttcgacaagaaaaaaaacatgtcagataccagcacgcaggtcagttacattgctatttcagtctctctcctctggtccactgttacatctatcagcaggtctcaacgaggggagtcacatccccctactacatgacgcacatttccttattagGACATCACTCCcgcaaagtgctctcaagggactctccataacctgttgttccacttCTTGTtgtttccacaaagttaggctgtaaaaaataggcaataaatgaaaagtgcaaagcaagaatcgcctttgaagttcctccctacacattacatggtgtgctgtctctgtgttatgggtatataaataagtagaggtctgtctgcaatg includes the following:
- the LOC137195528 gene encoding V-type proton ATPase catalytic subunit A-like; the encoded protein is MDTSKLPKIQDEDRESEFGYVHGVSGPVVTATAMAGAAMYELVRVGHSELVGEIIRLEGDMATIQVYEETSGVSVGDPVLRTGKPLSVELGPGVMGSIFDGIQRPLKDINDLTQSIYIPRGVNIGALNRDLKWEFSPVQSLRVGSHITGGDIYGMVFENSLIKHKLMLPPRSRGTVTYVAPQGNYDISDVVLELDFEGVKEKFTMVQVWPVRQIRPVTEKLPANYPLLTGQRVLDALFPCVQGGTTAIPGAFGCGKTVISQSLSKYSNSDVIIYVGCGERGNEMSEVLRDFPELTMEVDGKVESIMKRTALVANTSNMPVAAREASIYTGITLSEYFRDMGYNVSMMADSTSRWAEALREISGRLAEMPADSGYPAYLGARLASFYERAGRVKCLGNPEREGSVSIVGAVSPPGGDFSDPVTSATLGIVQVFWGLDKKLAQRKHFPSVNWLISYSKYTRALDEYYDKQFPEFVPLRTKAKEILQEEEDLAEIVQLVGKASLAETDKITLEVAKLIKDDFLQQNGYTPYDRFCPFYKTVGILSNMIAFYDMARHAVESTAQTDNKITWAMIREHLGEILYKISSMKFKDPVKDGEAKIKADYAQLLEDMQNAFRTLEE